Within Syntrophales bacterium, the genomic segment GTGAGAGACTTGTAACCCTTGCGCTATATAGGAAGCCCACTTTTTTTGGACATGGTATCAAGAAACATAAAAATATTTATCCGTGTTTCATCCACCTTCATCCGTGACTAAATTTAATTAACCACAGGTTTTAACGGATGCATACAGACTAACGCAGTTAAAATATTTTTTAACAAAAATAACTATAAAAATAATGAGGTTATCATGAAAGTAGTTATCCTCGCTGGTGGGCTTGGTACTCGTCTCTCTGAAGAAACGATTGTTAAACCTAAACCTATGGTAGAAATTGGGGGAAAGCCAATCCTCTGGCATATTATGAAGATTTATTCTGCCCATGGATTAAACGATTTCATAATCTGTTGTGGTTATAAAGGGTATATGATCAAGGAATACTTTGCTAACTATTTTCTCCATATGTCGGATGTAACATTTCATATGTCTGAAAACCGTATGGAGGTTCACCAGTGCCATTCAGAACCATGGCGTGTTACCCTTGTGGATACGGGAGAAAACTCCCTTACAGGTGGACGACTAAA encodes:
- the rfbF gene encoding glucose-1-phosphate cytidylyltransferase, translating into MKVVILAGGLGTRLSEETIVKPKPMVEIGGKPILWHIMKIYSAHGLNDFIICCGYKGYMIKEYFANYFLHMSDVTFHMSENRMEVHQCHSEPWRVTLVDTGENSLTGGRLKRVAKFLQNEDLFCFTYGDGVADIDITVEINFHKSHGKWATITGVQPPGRYGALEVKNQQVCGFTEKPRGDGGM